The Methanobacterium alcaliphilum genome segment GTTTATTTAAAAGGATTGAAAGAAGGATTAAATTCTTTAGATAAAATAGACAAAGTAAACTACCAAAGCAAAAACCTTGAAAATTATTTAAAAATTGAGTGGTTACTTATTAAAAATACTATAAAATTCCTATTTTTTTAAAAACACAAACACTTGTAAAAAACATTTTATTTCAAGATAATGTTTTAAATAATATACCCCAATATAGTTTAAAATATGATATCAAATAAAGAAAAATCTGCTTTTTTTGCCCTTTAAATATTATTATAGGTCTTTTTTATATATTTGGGAAGCAAATATCCCCCATCATATCAATCAAACCTCGCTATTAGTTTTTTTGATTTCATCTTATTAAACTATAAATAATGGAAATTTAAACAAAATTTAAAAATTATCAAAACACGTGTAAAACTAATCACTGTGGAGTAAAAGAGCAATGGCTAAACTAAAAAAAAGACCCAAGATTATTGCTAAAAAACTGAAATCTTTTTTAAAAAAATTAAAAGCTAGATTTTGCAAATTAAATATACAAATTCCAAATTTTAATGACTTTGATGAGTTTCTTACATATTCTTCAATATCCCCCCTATTAGAAGCACCTTTCGGTGAAGAAGAAAAAAGGTGCTTTGCTCAAATGGAAAATATAGCTCGTTTTTTGACTGAAGAAAGTCAAAAAGTTGAAAAAACAACATTAGTATCCGTAATAATGCCAGTGCATAACCGTATTGGCACTATATCCTCTGCAATTGATTCTGTATTGAAACAGAGTTATCAGAATTTTGAACTGATTATTGTTGATGATGGTAGTGACGATGGTACCACGGAATTTTTAGAAAAAAATGAAAACCCTAAAATCAAGATAATAAAAAATAAAACCTGCCAGGGCGTATCTAATGCTAGAAATAAGGGTTTGGACTATTCTAAAGGCAAATATATAGCTTATCTCGATTCAGATAATACCTGGGAAAAAGACTATCTGGGAGCAATAGTTGGTGCTTTTACATATCTACCAGACAGTGATGCAGTATATGGTGGCCAATATCTGTATAGAGGTTATGATAAAAGCCCCTTCGCCATTCGTTTTGGTAGTTTTAATTATTCCTTAGTCCATAACCGCAATTACATTGATCTCAACACGTTCTGCCATACCAAAGAACTATATAATCGCTTGGGTGGTTTTGATGAGGCTTTAAATCGATATGTTGATTGGGATTTAATCATGCGCATATCCGAAACATCCACCATATATTCAATCCCCGTTCTTCTTTCCAACTATTATTATGATAAGGCAGACAATACCATAACCAATAATCGTAGTTTAAGCCATCATTTAAGTTCAATCAGAGAAAAACAAGATGAAAGACTACAAACACGTTACAAAAATACACAGAATGTATTGAAACGTGAAGTAAGTGCCATAATACCCAGTTATGAATCATTAGAAGATTTAAAAGAGTGCATAGATTCGCTTTTAGAATTAAATGACAAATTGTTGGAGATTATAGTGGTAGATAATGCTTCAAGTGCCTCTGTAGTGGAATATTTGAATAAATTAAAGGCAGAAAATAAAATAAAAGTTATTCTAAATGATGTTAATTATGGTTTTACTTATGCCGTGAACCAGGGAATAGGTATATCCCGCCCCAATAGTGACATATTACTTTTAAACAACGACGCAATTGTAACTCCCGGCGCAATTGAGAATATGCAAACTGCATCAGATACACTGACCCAATGTGGCATTGTTATACCCCAA includes the following:
- a CDS encoding glycosyltransferase family 2 protein; its protein translation is MAKLKKRPKIIAKKLKSFLKKLKARFCKLNIQIPNFNDFDEFLTYSSISPLLEAPFGEEEKRCFAQMENIARFLTEESQKVEKTTLVSVIMPVHNRIGTISSAIDSVLKQSYQNFELIIVDDGSDDGTTEFLEKNENPKIKIIKNKTCQGVSNARNKGLDYSKGKYIAYLDSDNTWEKDYLGAIVGAFTYLPDSDAVYGGQYLYRGYDKSPFAIRFGSFNYSLVHNRNYIDLNTFCHTKELYNRLGGFDEALNRYVDWDLIMRISETSTIYSIPVLLSNYYYDKADNTITNNRSLSHHLSSIREKQDERLQTRYKNTQNVLKREVSAIIPSYESLEDLKECIDSLLELNDKLLEIIVVDNASSASVVEYLNKLKAENKIKVILNDVNYGFTYAVNQGIGISRPNSDILLLNNDAIVTPGAIENMQTASDTLTQCGIVIPQQVLPPKTKTINTHVPFANSHIECDVSLSAHHKNIINTPVFHSGQAVELKFAPLFCAYIKRDILKQTKGLDAEYGRHYRSDRILCDYVRHVLNLKIYYIPQAIVHHKLQKSTDLMRSKPQNKEQFNLMFIKNQWESELAQKLGYKKAPWDN